In Flavobacterium gelatinilyticum, a genomic segment contains:
- the rplR gene encoding 50S ribosomal protein L18 yields MSLTKSERRQRIKFRIRKTISGSAAKPRLSVFRSNKEIYAQLIDDVNGVTILAASSREKEIAKGTNVEIAAAVGKLVAEKALKAGIDTITFDRGGYLYHGRIKSLAEGARAAGLKF; encoded by the coding sequence ATGTCATTAACAAAATCTGAAAGAAGACAGAGAATTAAATTCAGAATTAGAAAAACAATTAGTGGTTCTGCTGCTAAACCAAGACTATCTGTATTTAGAAGTAACAAAGAAATTTACGCTCAACTTATTGATGATGTAAATGGAGTTACTATATTAGCTGCATCTTCAAGAGAAAAAGAAATAGCAAAAGGTACTAACGTTGAAATCGCTGCTGCTGTTGGAAAACTAGTTGCAGAAAAAGCGTTAAAAGCTGGGATCGATACCATCACTTTTGATAGAGGTGGATATTTATATCACGGTCGTATTAAATCATTAGCAGAAGGCGCAAGAGCCGCTGGACTTAAATTCTAA
- the rpsE gene encoding 30S ribosomal protein S5, with product MMSKYKNVELVKPSGLELKDRLVSVNRVTKVTKGGRAFGFSAIVVVGDENGVVGHGLGKSKDVSEAIAKAVEDAKKNLVRIPLNGQSVPHEQKGKFGGARVFLIPASHGTGVIAGGAVRSVLESVGIHDVLSKSQGSSNPHNVVKATFDALLQMRSAHTVAKQRGVSLEKVFKG from the coding sequence ATTATGTCTAAATACAAAAATGTAGAATTGGTAAAACCTAGTGGTCTTGAACTTAAAGATCGTCTGGTTAGTGTAAATCGTGTTACTAAAGTTACAAAAGGAGGTAGAGCTTTCGGTTTTTCTGCTATTGTAGTTGTAGGTGATGAAAATGGAGTAGTTGGTCACGGATTAGGAAAATCAAAAGACGTTTCTGAAGCAATTGCGAAAGCAGTAGAAGATGCTAAGAAAAACTTAGTGAGAATTCCTTTAAATGGCCAGTCAGTTCCTCACGAACAAAAAGGAAAATTTGGTGGTGCACGTGTATTCTTAATTCCTGCTTCTCATGGTACAGGAGTTATTGCTGGTGGAGCTGTTCGTTCAGTTCTTGAATCAGTAGGTATTCACGACGTATTATCTAAATCTCAAGGATCATCAAATCCTCATAACGTAGTTAAAGCAACTTTTGATGCTTTATTACAAATGAGAAGCGCTCATACTGTTGCAAAACAGAGAGGAGTTTCTTTAGAAAAAGTTTTTAAAGGTTAA
- the rpmD gene encoding 50S ribosomal protein L30, with protein MAKLLVKQVRSKINCPLSQKRGLEALGLRKLGQVVEHESNPAILGMINKVKHLVSVEEAK; from the coding sequence ATGGCTAAATTATTAGTAAAACAAGTAAGAAGCAAGATCAACTGTCCTCTTTCTCAAAAGAGAGGTTTAGAAGCTTTAGGTCTACGTAAATTAGGACAAGTTGTGGAGCATGAGTCAAATCCTGCTATCCTTGGGATGATAAACAAAGTTAAACACTTAGTTTCTGTAGAAGAAGCTAAATAA
- the rplO gene encoding 50S ribosomal protein L15, translated as MNLSNLQPAEGSTHNQNKRVGRGEGSGKGGTAARGHKGAKSRSGYSKKIGFEGGQMPLQRRVPKFGFKNINRKEYEGVNLDTLQLLVDNGVITDSVSMTDFVANRLASKNEIVKILGRGELKAKLKVTAHKFTATAKAAIEAAGGEAVTI; from the coding sequence ATGAATTTAAGTAACTTACAGCCTGCTGAAGGATCAACGCACAATCAAAATAAAAGAGTAGGTAGAGGAGAAGGTTCTGGAAAAGGTGGTACTGCTGCACGTGGACACAAAGGAGCAAAATCTCGTTCTGGTTATTCTAAAAAGATTGGTTTTGAGGGTGGACAAATGCCACTTCAAAGACGTGTTCCTAAGTTCGGTTTCAAAAACATCAATCGTAAAGAATACGAAGGTGTTAATTTAGATACGCTTCAATTATTAGTAGACAATGGTGTGATTACTGATTCTGTTTCTATGACAGATTTCGTAGCAAATCGTCTAGCTTCAAAAAATGAAATCGTTAAGATTTTAGGTAGAGGTGAATTGAAAGCAAAATTAAAAGTAACTGCCCACAAATTTACTGCTACTGCAAAAGCTGCTATTGAAGCTGCTGGTGGTGAAGCTGTAACTATATAA
- the secY gene encoding preprotein translocase subunit SecY, whose protein sequence is MKKFIESLSNVWKIEELKNRILITLGLLLVYRFGAHVTLPGIDATQLTGLAGQTKNGLGSILDMFTGGAFSKASVFALGIMPYISASIVVQLMGIAIPYLQKLQNDGESGRKKINQITRWLTIAITLVQGPTYIYNLYRTLPGSAFLLGFNSPEFLFSSVIILVTGTIFAMWLGEKITDKGIGNGISLLIMVGILARLPQAFIQEFTTRVTNNNGGPMLLVIEIIVWLLVIISCVLLTMAVRRIPVQYARRTTTGDYEQDLAGGNRQWIPLKLNASGVMPIIFAQAIMFIPAAVAGLSKSDTSQSIVGAFSNMFGFWYNFVFATLIIVFTFFYTAITVPTNKMADDLKRSGGFIPGVRPGAETSDFLDKVMSLITFPGSLFLALIAVFPAIVVSIMDVQQSWAMFFGGTSLIIMVGVAIDTIQQINSYLLNKHYDGLMKTGKNRKAVA, encoded by the coding sequence ATGAAGAAATTTATTGAATCACTAAGTAATGTTTGGAAAATCGAAGAACTGAAAAACAGAATCTTAATTACATTAGGATTGCTTTTAGTATATCGTTTTGGTGCACACGTTACGCTTCCTGGAATTGACGCAACTCAATTAACAGGTTTAGCGGGACAAACTAAAAATGGTTTAGGGTCAATCCTAGACATGTTTACTGGGGGTGCTTTCTCTAAAGCTTCAGTTTTTGCTTTAGGTATCATGCCTTATATTTCTGCATCTATTGTTGTTCAGTTAATGGGAATTGCTATTCCTTATTTGCAAAAGCTTCAAAATGATGGAGAAAGTGGTAGAAAAAAGATTAATCAAATCACTCGTTGGTTGACTATAGCTATTACACTGGTTCAAGGTCCAACTTATATCTATAATTTATACAGAACATTGCCTGGTAGTGCTTTTCTACTGGGCTTTAATTCACCTGAATTTTTGTTCTCGTCAGTTATCATCTTAGTTACAGGTACAATTTTTGCTATGTGGCTTGGTGAGAAGATTACAGATAAAGGTATTGGAAATGGAATTTCATTATTAATTATGGTTGGTATCCTGGCTCGTTTACCGCAAGCTTTTATTCAAGAGTTTACAACGAGAGTTACCAATAACAATGGAGGTCCAATGTTGTTAGTTATTGAAATTATTGTGTGGTTATTAGTTATTATTTCTTGTGTATTGCTTACTATGGCAGTACGTAGAATCCCGGTTCAATACGCTCGTCGTACAACAACTGGTGATTATGAGCAAGATTTAGCAGGTGGTAATAGACAATGGATTCCTCTTAAGCTTAATGCTTCTGGAGTTATGCCAATCATTTTTGCTCAGGCAATTATGTTTATCCCTGCAGCTGTAGCTGGACTGTCTAAGTCAGATACATCACAATCAATTGTTGGTGCATTTAGTAATATGTTTGGTTTCTGGTATAATTTTGTTTTTGCAACTTTAATTATTGTATTTACATTCTTTTATACTGCAATCACTGTACCTACTAACAAAATGGCTGATGATTTGAAAAGAAGCGGTGGTTTTATTCCAGGGGTTCGCCCAGGAGCAGAAACTTCTGATTTCTTAGATAAAGTGATGTCTTTAATAACTTTCCCAGGATCTTTATTCCTTGCTTTGATTGCTGTGTTCCCAGCTATTGTTGTAAGTATTATGGATGTACAACAATCTTGGGCAATGTTTTTTGGAGGTACCTCATTAATAATTATGGTTGGGGTTGCAATAGACACTATTCAACAAATCAATTCATATTTGTTAAACAAACATTATGATGGTTTAATGAAGACTGGTAAAAATAGAAAAGCAGTAGCTTAA
- the infA gene encoding translation initiation factor IF-1 has translation MAKQSAIEQDGSIIEALSNAMFRVELENGHIVIAHISGKMRMHYIKLLPGDKVKLEMSPYDLSKARITYRY, from the coding sequence ATGGCAAAACAATCAGCAATAGAACAAGACGGATCAATTATTGAGGCATTATCAAATGCTATGTTCCGTGTGGAGTTAGAAAATGGACATATTGTAATTGCTCATATTTCTGGAAAGATGCGAATGCATTATATCAAATTATTACCTGGTGATAAAGTGAAATTGGAAATGAGCCCTTACGACTTGTCAAAAGCAAGAATTACTTATCGATATTAA
- the ykgO gene encoding type B 50S ribosomal protein L36, with product MKVRASVKKRSAECIIVRRKGRLYVINKKNPRFKQRQG from the coding sequence ATGAAAGTTAGAGCATCAGTAAAAAAGAGAAGTGCCGAGTGCATTATCGTGCGTAGAAAAGGAAGATTGTACGTGATAAACAAAAAGAATCCTAGATTTAAACAAAGACAAGGATAA
- the rpsM gene encoding 30S ribosomal protein S13: MARIAGVDIPKNKRGVIALTYIFGLGKSRAIEILEKAQVSQDKKVQDWNDDEIGAIRDAVSFYKIEGELRSEVSLNIKRLMDIGCYRGIRHRSGLPLRGQRTKNNSRTRKGKRKTVANKKKATK; encoded by the coding sequence ATGGCAAGAATAGCAGGGGTAGATATCCCAAAAAACAAAAGAGGTGTTATAGCACTTACCTATATCTTCGGATTAGGAAAAAGTAGAGCTATTGAGATTTTAGAGAAAGCTCAAGTTAGCCAGGATAAAAAAGTTCAAGATTGGAATGATGACGAGATCGGAGCGATTCGTGATGCTGTTTCATTTTACAAAATTGAAGGAGAATTACGTTCTGAAGTTTCTTTGAACATCAAACGTTTAATGGATATTGGTTGTTATAGAGGTATTCGTCATAGATCTGGTCTTCCATTAAGAGGTCAAAGAACTAAAAATAACTCTAGAACAAGAAAAGGAAAAAGAAAAACTGTTGCTAACAAGAAAAAAGCAACTAAATAA
- the rpsK gene encoding 30S ribosomal protein S11 translates to MAKATAKKRKVIVESTGEAHISSTFNNIIISLTNKKGEVIAWSSAGKMGFRGSKKNTPYAAQMAAEDCSKVALEAGLKKVKVYVKGPGNGRESAIRSIHNGGIEVTEIIDVTPMPHNGCRPPKRRRV, encoded by the coding sequence ATGGCTAAAGCAACTGCAAAAAAACGTAAAGTTATCGTTGAATCAACGGGTGAAGCTCATATTTCTTCGACTTTCAACAATATTATCATTTCTTTGACAAATAAGAAAGGTGAAGTTATTGCTTGGTCTTCAGCTGGTAAAATGGGTTTCAGAGGTTCTAAAAAGAACACTCCGTACGCAGCTCAAATGGCAGCAGAAGATTGCAGCAAAGTAGCTCTTGAGGCAGGACTTAAAAAAGTAAAAGTTTATGTAAAAGGACCAGGAAACGGACGTGAGTCTGCAATCCGTTCTATTCATAACGGTGGAATTGAAGTTACTGAGATCATCGATGTTACTCCAATGCCACACAACGGATGTCGTCCTCCAAAAAGACGTAGAGTTTAA
- the rpsD gene encoding 30S ribosomal protein S4: MARYTGPKTKIARKFGEAIFGDDRSFEKRNYPPGQHGMAKKRGKKSEYAVQLMEKQKAKYSYGILEKQFRNLFEKASATKGVTGEVLLQLCEARLDNVVFRMGIAPSRRGARQIVSHRHITVNGEVVNIPSYHLKPGDKVAVREKSKSLEAIERSLSNSSHVYEWITWNNDLKEGTFVSVPARLQIPENIKEQLIVELYNK; this comes from the coding sequence ATGGCAAGATATACTGGTCCTAAAACCAAAATCGCTCGTAAATTTGGCGAAGCAATCTTCGGAGATGACAGATCTTTCGAAAAAAGAAATTACCCACCTGGACAACACGGGATGGCTAAAAAAAGAGGAAAAAAATCTGAATATGCTGTTCAGTTAATGGAAAAGCAAAAAGCTAAATATTCTTATGGAATTTTAGAAAAACAATTCAGAAATTTATTCGAAAAAGCATCAGCTACTAAAGGAGTAACGGGTGAAGTTTTATTACAATTATGTGAAGCAAGATTAGATAATGTTGTTTTTAGAATGGGAATTGCTCCATCTAGAAGAGGTGCTCGTCAAATTGTATCTCACAGACACATTACAGTAAATGGAGAAGTTGTAAATATTCCTTCTTACCACCTTAAGCCTGGTGATAAAGTTGCAGTTCGTGAAAAATCTAAATCTTTAGAAGCTATCGAGCGTTCTTTATCAAATTCAAGTCATGTTTATGAATGGATTACTTGGAACAATGATCTTAAAGAAGGAACTTTTGTTTCTGTACCTGCGAGACTTCAAATTCCAGAAAACATTAAAGAGCAATTAATCGTAGAGTTGTACAACAAATAA